The Mangrovibacterium diazotrophicum DNA window TCGTCTGTCATTTGGCATTGATTGTCATTTATTGTTTTTCGTCACAACGAATGACTATAAATGACTTCTTAAATGACAACAAATGACTGTAGCGAATCGCTCTCACAGTCCGGAGTTGTTATGCTACGCTTCCGCGTATAATTCGTTCAATACTTTTTCAAATTTAGAGATAAAATACGCTGCTTCTTCCATGGTCAAACTCAGCGGTGGCAACAACCGGATGATGTTCGTTCCCGAAACGCCGGTGAAGACTTTCTCTTCCGTCAGCAATTTTGAACGAATTTCTTTAATCGGCTCTTCAAACTCCAAACCGATCATCAAGCCGTGCCCACGAACTTCTTTGATTTGCTTGTAGCCCGCCAGTTTTTCCATCAGGTATTCACCAACTTTTGCAGCATTTTCAACCAGCTTCTCCTGTTCCATAATTTCGAGAACAGCGATGCCAGCTGCGCAAGCCAGGTAATTTCCACCGAAGGTAGTTCCCAACATTCCATACCAAGGCTTCAATTCAGGTTGAATTAACAAGCCACCGATCGGAAAGCCGTTCCCCATTCCTTTGGCAGTGGTAATCAAATCGGGCTTTACATCGGTGTATTGGAAAGCGAAAAACTTTCCGCTACGTCCGTACCCCGATTGAATTTCATCCAAAATAAGCAGTGTGCCATACTTTTTACATTGGCGTTCCAGCTCTTCAAGGAAGGCAGGATCGGGGACACGAATTCCCCCGATTCCCTGAATGCCCTCTACAATGATTGCTGCAACATCTTCAGCCTTTAAATGCAGCACTACTTGCTCAATATCGTTTAGCGGCAGGATAACCGCATTTTCTGTTTCGTTTACCGGAGCTACAATTTTCGGATTGTCGGTAATAGCCACCGCTGCCGATGTACGACCGTGAAATCCTTTATTGAAGCTGATAATTTTTTTACGTCCTGTTGCAAAAGAGGCCAGCTTGATGGCATTTTCGTTCGCTTCGGCTCCCGAGTTTACCAGGAACAACTGATAATCGTCCAAGCCGGACGCTTTGCCCAACTTGTCGGCCAATTCCTGTTGCTGCGGGATAACTACCGAGTTACTGTAAAAACCGATCTGGTTAAGCTGATCGATAATTTTTTGCACATAGTGCGGATGACTGTGTCCCACTGAAATTACGGCATGTCCCCCGTACAAATCCAAGTATTTATTGCCCTCGCTGTCCCACATGTAAGAGCCTTCAGCCTTTACTGGAGTGATATTAAACAGCGGATATACATCGAAAAGTTTCATAATTTTTCAAAGTAAAAAGTAAAAAGCTACAAGCTTCAAGTTCCGAACATCTGAAAATCCGAGAATCCAGATATCCGAAAATCTGTCTTAAAATGAAACCGGTTTTAAATTCAGCCCGGTCTTCTCGTCCAACCCAAATTGCAGGTTCATATTTTGAACAGCTTGTCCTGATGCGCCTTTCAGCAAATTATCTGTTACGCTCAAAATCATCAGTTTGCTGCCATGTTTTTCTAAATGCAAAATGGCCTTGTTGGTGTTAACCACCTGCTTCACATCCGGGTTTTCCTTCGTAACAAAAACAAACGGATGCTCGGCATAATAGCTTTCATACAGACTCACTGCCTCGTCCAACGTGCCGGCAAATTCGGTATAAGTTGAAACGAAAATGCCGCGAGTGTGATTTCCGCGCACCGGGATAAAGTTGATGGCTTTATCGTAGCCTGGTTGCAGTTGTTTCACACTTTGGGTAATCTCACCCAAATGCTGGTGTTGAAACGCTTTGTAAACCGAAACGTTACCACTACGCCAGCTGAAGTGAGAGGTTGACGACGGAGCCTGTCCCGCGCCTGTTGATCCGGTGATTGCATGAACGTGCAACTCGTCGGTGAGCAGGCCGGCTGCGGCAAGGGGCAACATTGTCAATTGGATTCCCGTTGCAAAGCATCCCGGGTTGGCAATGTGCCCCGATTGTCGGATTGTTTCGCGGTTCAATTCCGGCAAACCGTACACAAAGTCATTTCCTTCAGCTTTCAAACGGTAGTCGTGACTCAGGTCAATAATTTTGACAGTTGAAGGAATGTCATTCGCGGTGACAAACTCCTTCGATTTTCCGTGGCCCATGCACAGGAAGATCACATCGCTCAGACTAAAGTCGGGTTCAGCGACAAAAGTCAGATCAGTGTCTCCCAGCAGGTCGCGGTGCACTTCGTAGATTGGGTTACCCGCGTTACTGCTACTCTGGATGAATGCCAGTTCAGCTTGCGGGTGGTTCAACAAAATCCGGATCAATTCGCCTGCCGTGTAACCGGCTCCTCCAATAATTCCAACTTTGATTTTGCTCATCGCTCCGGACTAATATTTTTTATTGACTGAATTGTAAATTTTTAAGGATGTACCCAAAATTTTGGTGAAGCCTTTCACATCGTCGGCAGTCCAGGCTTTATTCATTTCACCGTATTCACCGAAATCAGATTTCATCAGGTCGTAAGGTGAATCGATGCCAACCAATACAAATTGATAAGGACGCAATTTCACGATAACTTTACCGGAAACTGAAGCCTGTGTGCTTTCGAGGAATTTCTCGATATCGCGCATCACCGGATCCAGGTAAAGCGACTCGTGCAGGAACATGCCATACCAAGTGCTCAACTGCTCTTTCCAGTACATTTGCCATTTGGTCAAAGTGTGCTTTTCGAGCATTTGGTGCGCTTTAATAATGATCATCGGCGCAGCGGCTTCAAAACCAACACGGCCTTTGATACCGATGATGGTATCGCCAATGTGCATGTCGCGCCCAATCGCATATTTCGATGCAATGGCTTCCAGATCACGAATGGCTTCAACCGTATTGAAGTAGCGTTTTCCGTCCACGCCTTTCAATTCACCTTCTACAAAATCGAGTGTGATTTCGCGCTCACCTTGTTCGGTCAACTGAGAAGGGTAAGCCGATTCCGGCAATGTTTTATCTGAAGTCAGGGTTTCTTTTCCGCCAATACTGGTTCCCCAAAGGCCTTTATTAATCGAGTAGGCCATTTTGCTCCAGTCGGCTTCAACTCCGTGTTTTTTCAGGTAATCAATTTCTTCCTGACGCGTCAACACTAAGTCACGTGTTGGAGTCAGAATTTTGATATCCGGCGCTAAAACTTCAAAGGTCAGGTCAAAACGCACCTGATCGTTTCCGGCACCGGTACTTCCGTGCGCCACATATTTAGCGCCAATTTTTTTCGCATATTCAATAATGGCAATCGCCTGAAATATACGCTCCGAACTAACTGAAATGGGGTAAGTATTGTTTCGCAACACGTTTCCGAAAACCATGTATTTAATACTCTTCTCGTAGTACGTGTCGGTTACATCAAGGGTAACATGTTTGGCTGAGCCCAGCTCGTAAGCTTTTTTCTCAATTGTTTCCAGCTCTTCTTTTCCAAAACCTCCGGTGTTGGCGATCGCTGTGTAAACTTCCAAACCTTTTTCTACTGACAAGTATTTTGCACAAAACGAGGTATCCAACCCGCCACTGTATGCTAATACTACCTTATCTTTCATTTTAGTTGATTTTTAAAAAAGTGATGACACAAATCCAGCATTTACTGAAAACTTACAACTTTACTAACCTTACAACCTGCCGGAACTACTGTTTAACAATTAATCCTGAAAATTCCTATGATACTTACTTGTTCCAAACAGGCCTTTTATGAAAAAAATTAATCCTGAAATGACTGCCGAACAGTGCCACCACTTATATCTTGTTTTACTCTTTTAAACACATTAAAGTTTAATTCTTTACCCCCATTCATCGATTTTGGTTTTAATTTCCCAATCATCTCGATCAAGGATATTTTCTTCGGCTTAACCTCTGCTGCTTGCTTGGCTTTTTCCCAGGCCGGGTCGAACAACATTCCGGTGCACAAACACTTGGAACGTCCGGTACGCTGCAGAATATCGTAGTTCACGCAGCTCTGACAACCTTTCCAGAAACTCTCATCATCTGTCAATTCCGAGAATGTTACCGGACGGTATCCCAACTCGTGGTTGATTTTCATCACCGCCAAGCCGGTCGTCAAACCGAATATTTTTGCATCGGGGAATTTTTTTCGCGACAATTCAAAAGCTTTCTTTTTGATCTCGCGAGCCAAACCTCCACCACGATAATCTTTTACAACGATCAAACCTGAGTTGGCAACAAAACGGTTGTGCCCCCATGATTCGACGTAACAAAAACCAGCAAACTTCTCACCATCGAGTGCTATAATTGCTTTGCCTTCGCTGATTTTAGTGGTAATATACTCATCGGTACGACGAGCGATACCAGTGCCACGCTCTTTCGATGCCGCATCGATGGTGTCGTTAATAACGGTCACATACTTCAGATGAGACTCATCTGCAACAACTACTTTTACTTCTCCGAATGTCTTCATTTCTCTACTTGCCAATCTTGTCCTGTAACTTAGGCATTATTAATACCAGACTATTTTTAAGATCCCGAGGGCTAACTCCTTCCCGCATTACCAGTAAAATGGTATCATCTCCGGCAATACTCCCCAAAATCTCGTATGGTTCTGCATTATCTAAAACGGCAGCAATGCTGCTGGCATACCCAGGTCGTGTTCTCATGACGGCCAGGTTACCGGAAAAACTCAAATCGCGAAAACCGTCTGCCAGAAAATTCACTTCATCACTCGCGTCGCGGCTTTCAACGTTCATGCCTTCCGGTATCACGTACATATAGCCCAAATCGCCCGAAGGCACTTTAGCTACTTTTAAGGCTTTCAGATCGCGCGACAATGTTGCCTGAGTCAGATCAAATCCCTGTGCGTGCAACTTCACCAACAATTCATCCTGGCTGCGTATTTCGCTGGAGGTGATGATCTGTTTTATGGCTAATTGTCTGCTAACGCGATTCTTCATTTTTGTATATATATGCAAATACACTGCAAATTTATTCATTATTTGTAAAAAACAAATTTTAATTCAGGAATTATTTCTATTTTTGTACCGGATTTAAAAAACGGGGTGTTAAGCCCTATATGAAAAAGCGATAGATTAATTTCTGAAAAAGTGAACAGAAAACATCAAAACAATAGAAAATATGCACAATGCGTTTGACCTACTTCCCGTAGACAGACGCATTTTTTTTAATCAATATAAGCGATCATAGAAATGACAGAGGCAAAAAAAGTCAGTTTGGTTTTAGAAGACGGAACCCGTTTCGAGGGCGTATCTTTCGGATATGAGAAGTCGGTTGCTGGCGAGGTAGTTTTTTACACTGCAATGACCGGTTATCCAGAAAGTTTAACAGATCCTTCATATACGGGACAGATCCTGGTATCTACCTTCCCGTTGATCGGGAACTACGGAGTACCTTCTGATGAACTCAAGAACAACATCAACGAGTTCTACGAGTCTAACAAAGTGCACATTAGTGGTCTAATCATCTCCGATTATTCTGCCGAGTACAGTCACTGGAATGCCATTAAAAGCCTTGGCGACTGGTTGAAAGAATCCAACGTTCCGGGGATTTACGGTATCGACACACGTGCATTGACCAAAATACTTCGCGTAAAAGGTTCCATGTTGGGCAAAATTGAATTTGAAGATGACGCAATTGAATTTTATGACCCGAATGCTGAAAACCTGGTAGCTGTAGCCAGCACAAAAGAAAAAGAAGTATACGGCGACGGAGAACACAAAGTGGTGTTGGTAGACTGTGGTGTGAAAAATAACATCATCCGCTGCCTGCTGAACCGCAATGCAACTGTGATCCGCGTGCCTTGGGACTACGATTTCACCCAGGAAGAATACGACGGCGTTTTCTTATCAAACGGACCTGGCGACCCTGCCAAATGCGGAACCACTGTTGAAAACATCCGCAAAGCTATCGCCATGGAAAAACCAATCATGGGTATCTGCCTGGGCAACCAATTGCTCGCCCGTGCTGCCGGAGCCGAAACTTACAAACTGAAATTCGGACACCGCAGCCACAACCAACCTGTATTACTAAACGGAACTGATCGCTGCTTTATCACCTCTCAAAACCACGGCTATGCCGTTGCTCCGGACTCCCTTCCTGCCGACTGGGAACCGATGTTTATCAATGTTAACGACGACACCAACGAAGGTATTCGCCACAAAACGAAACCTTTCTTCTCTACACAATTCCACCCGGAGGCCTGCAGTGGCCCGGTTGACACGGAATATCTGTTTGACGAATTCATCGAAAACATTGTAAAATTCAAAAAGGGCTAACAAAATATCTCAAACCAGAGAAAAAGGAGCACAAACATTAAAATTATGGTACGTTTAAACACAAGTATAAAGAAAGCAATTGTTCTGGGGTCGGGTGCCCTCAAAATTGGTGAAGCCGGCGAGTTCGACTACTCCGGTTCACAGGCACTGAAAGCCTTAAAAGAAGAAGGCGTTGAAACCATTCTGATTAACCCGAACATTGCCACAATCCAAACTTCGGAAGAAATTGCCGACAAAATTTATTTCCTTCCGGTTACGGCTTACTTTGTTGAGCAGGTCATCAAGAAAGAAAACCCGGATGGAATTTTGCTGGCATTCGGTGGTCAAACAGCACTGAACTGCGGTGTTGACTTATTCCGCCAGGGAATTCTCGAAAAATACAACATCCAGGTTGTAGGTACTCCGGTACAAAGTATCATCGACACCGAAGACCGCGAAATCTTTGCCGGCATCCTGAAAGAAATCGATGTACTGACACCACGCAGTATCGCCTGTACAAACATGGCCGAAGGTAGAGCAGCCGCTGAAAAACTGGGCTTCCCGATCATCGTCCGCGCAGCCTACACATTGGGTGGTTTAGGTAGCGGTTTCTGCAGTAACGAAAAAGAATTGGACAAACTGCTTGCAAGCGCATTCTCTTACTCTCCGCAGGTGTTGGTTGAGGAATCGCTTAAAGGGTGGAAAGAAGTTGAATACGAAGTTGTTCGTGACAAGTACGACAACTGTATCACTGTGTGTAACATGGAAAACTTCGACCCGCTAGGTATACACACAGGTGAGTCAATCGTTATTGCACCGTCTCAAACCCTTTCAAACTCAGAATACCACAAACTTCGTCAAATCGCTATTAAAATTATTCGCCGCATCGGTGTAGTTGGTGAGTGTAACGTACAGTTCACGCTCGATCCCCACTCGGAAGACTACCGTGTGATTGAGGTGAATGCCCGTCTGTCCCGTTCATCAGCCCTGGCGTCAAAAGCAACCGGCTATCCGCTGGCCTTTGTAGCAGCCAAATTAGGTTTGGGCTACGGTTTGCACGAGCTGAAAAACTCGGTTACCAAAGTAACCACAGCTTGTTTCGAGCCTGCACTGGACTACGTGGTTTGTAAAATTCCACGTTGGGACTTGAATAAATTCAGCGGCGTATCCAAAAACCTGGGTAGCTCCATGAAATCAGTTGGTGAGATCATGTCCATCGGCCGCAGCTTCGAGGAAGCCATCCAAAAAGGTATCCGGATGGTCGGCTTGGGCATGCACGGTTTCGTTGCTAACAAAGAAGAAATCACCATCGACGAGATTGATGAAGAATTGGTAAACCCGACTGACCGACGCATCTTCGCGATTGCAGCGGCCTTTGCGAAAGGTTACACCGTTGATCAAATCCACGAGAAAACAAAAATCGATCGTTGGTTCCTGCAAAAGCTGAAGAACATCGATACGCTGAAAAATACACTGAGCACCAAATCGACTATTGAAGAACTGGACGACACCTTGTTGTTGGATGCCAAAAAAGCCGGGTTCTCCGATTTCCAGATTGCTCGTTTGGTTTTGGACTGCCCGAACAAAGAAATCAACGACGGACTGTTGAAAGTTCGTGCTTACCGGAAAGCCAAAAACATCACCCCATTTGTGAAGCAAATTGACACATTGGCCGGTGAATACCCTGCTCAAACCAACTACCTGTATTTGACTTACCATGGAACAGAACATGATGTTGAATTCACGCAAGACGACAAATCAGTTGTTGTTTTGGGATCAGGTGCCTACCGAATCGGTAGCTCGGTTGAGTTCGACTGGTGTTCAGTGAACGCAATCAACACCATCCGCAAGGAAGGTCACCGCGCAATCATGATCAACTACAACCCGGAAACTGTAAGTACCGACTACGATACTTGCGACCGACTGTACTTTGACGAGCTGACTTTCGAGCGCGTAATGGACATCTATGAAATGGAGAATCCGAAAGGGGTAATCGTTTCGGTGGGTGGACAGATTCCGAACAACCTGGCGATGAAACTGTACAAGCAGGAAGTTCCAATCCTGGGTACTTCGGCTCTGAAAATTGACAACGCAGAAGACCGCAAAAAATTCAGCGCCCTGTTGGATGAAATCGGGGTTGACCAGCCTCGCTGGAGCGAACTGACCAGCATAGACGATATCTACAAGTTTATCGAAACTGTAGGCTATCCGGTGTTGATCCGTCCTTCGTATGTACTTTCAGGTGCTGCCATGAACGTGGTATCGAACCCGGATCAGCTGGAGCACTTCCTGCAAATGGCTGCTGATGTTTCGAAAGAACACCCGGTTGTAGTGACCGAGTTCATCGAGCAAGCTAAAGAAATTGAAATTGACGCCGTAGCCGATAAAGGTGAAATGGTTGCCTACGCAATCTCGGAACACGTTGAATTCGCCGGTGTACACTCCGGTGATGCCACCATCGTATTCCCACCGCAAAAACTTTATGTCGAAACGATCCGCCGCATCAAGAAGATTTCGCGCGAGATCGCCAAAGCTCTGGAGATTTCAGGTCCGTTCAACATGCAGTTCCTGGCAAAAGATAACGACATTAAAGTAATTGAGTGTAACCTGCGTGCTTCGCGAAGCTTCCCATTCGTTTCGAAAGTAATGAAGATCAACCTGATTGAAATTGCAACGAAAGTAATGATGGGCGCGCCTTACACCAAACCGGACAAATCGCTGTTCGAACTGGATTACGTAGGCGTGAAAGCACCGCAATTCTCCTTCCACCGTCTGTTGAATGCCGACCCTGTTTTGGGTGTCGACATGTCATCTACCGGGGAGGTGGCCTGTATCGGCGAAAACTTCTACGAAGCCATTCTGAAGTCGATGCTTTCAGTAGGATACAAATTCCCTGAAAAGAACGTGCTAATCTCTTCGGGCCAGGCCCGCTCGAAACTGGAATTGCTGAATAGCGCCCGCATGTTGCAGGATCGCGGATTCAACATTTACGCCACAGAAGGCACGCACCGCTTCCTGCGCGAAAATAAAGTAGACTCGACCATGTTGCACTGGCCGGACGAAGAAGATCTTCAGCCAAACACAATCGACTACCTGCGCGACAAAAAGATCGACCTGGTTGTGAATATCCCGAAAAACTATTCGAAACGGGAATTGAGCAACGGTTACAAAATCCGTCGTGCCTCAATCGACTACAACATTCCGTTGATTACAAACGCCCGCGTAGCAAGTGCATTTATCTACGCTGTTTGCAAATACAAAATTGACGATATCGCTATCAAAGCCTGGGAAGAATACAAATCGTAAATCATCCTGACTAAAAATAATAAACCCGCTTCCAATTCATGGAAGCGGGTTTTTCGCTATTATTTAACCCATTATTCATGTACCGGCGAAAGGTATTTATATACCAATCCTGCCAAAATCGCTCCAATTATGGGGGCCAGCCAGAACAACCAAAGTTGCCCCAAAGCCCAGTCGCCGACAAACAAAGCCTGGCTCGTACTACGAGCAGGGTTTACCGAAGTATTTGTCACCGGGATCGAAATCAAGTGAATCAAAGTCAAGGCCAAACCAATGGCGATGCCCGCAAAACCTGCAGGAGCTTTGGGATGTGTTGCACCAAGAATCACGATTAAGAAAATGAAGGTCATCACTACCTCGCACACGAAACCAGACAGCAAGCTGTAACCACCCGGAGAATGCTCACCATAGCCATTCGCGGCAAATCCACCCAATTCAAAACCCGGTTTCCCGCTTGCAATCGTATACAAAACAGCCGCCGCTGCAATACCACCTAAAACCTGGGCAATAATGTACGGGATCAGGTCTTTCCCGTCAAACCGACCGCCAATCCAC harbors:
- the argC gene encoding N-acetyl-gamma-glutamyl-phosphate reductase, which codes for MSKIKVGIIGGAGYTAGELIRILLNHPQAELAFIQSSSNAGNPIYEVHRDLLGDTDLTFVAEPDFSLSDVIFLCMGHGKSKEFVTANDIPSTVKIIDLSHDYRLKAEGNDFVYGLPELNRETIRQSGHIANPGCFATGIQLTMLPLAAAGLLTDELHVHAITGSTGAGQAPSSTSHFSWRSGNVSVYKAFQHQHLGEITQSVKQLQPGYDKAINFIPVRGNHTRGIFVSTYTEFAGTLDEAVSLYESYYAEHPFVFVTKENPDVKQVVNTNKAILHLEKHGSKLMILSVTDNLLKGASGQAVQNMNLQFGLDEKTGLNLKPVSF
- a CDS encoding aspartate aminotransferase family protein; translated protein: MKLFDVYPLFNITPVKAEGSYMWDSEGNKYLDLYGGHAVISVGHSHPHYVQKIIDQLNQIGFYSNSVVIPQQQELADKLGKASGLDDYQLFLVNSGAEANENAIKLASFATGRKKIISFNKGFHGRTSAAVAITDNPKIVAPVNETENAVILPLNDIEQVVLHLKAEDVAAIIVEGIQGIGGIRVPDPAFLEELERQCKKYGTLLILDEIQSGYGRSGKFFAFQYTDVKPDLITTAKGMGNGFPIGGLLIQPELKPWYGMLGTTFGGNYLACAAGIAVLEIMEQEKLVENAAKVGEYLMEKLAGYKQIKEVRGHGLMIGLEFEEPIKEIRSKLLTEEKVFTGVSGTNIIRLLPPLSLTMEEAAYFISKFEKVLNELYAEA
- the carA gene encoding glutamine-hydrolyzing carbamoyl-phosphate synthase small subunit, with translation MTEAKKVSLVLEDGTRFEGVSFGYEKSVAGEVVFYTAMTGYPESLTDPSYTGQILVSTFPLIGNYGVPSDELKNNINEFYESNKVHISGLIISDYSAEYSHWNAIKSLGDWLKESNVPGIYGIDTRALTKILRVKGSMLGKIEFEDDAIEFYDPNAENLVAVASTKEKEVYGDGEHKVVLVDCGVKNNIIRCLLNRNATVIRVPWDYDFTQEEYDGVFLSNGPGDPAKCGTTVENIRKAIAMEKPIMGICLGNQLLARAAGAETYKLKFGHRSHNQPVLLNGTDRCFITSQNHGYAVAPDSLPADWEPMFINVNDDTNEGIRHKTKPFFSTQFHPEACSGPVDTEYLFDEFIENIVKFKKG
- a CDS encoding arginine repressor; this translates as MKNRVSRQLAIKQIITSSEIRSQDELLVKLHAQGFDLTQATLSRDLKALKVAKVPSGDLGYMYVIPEGMNVESRDASDEVNFLADGFRDLSFSGNLAVMRTRPGYASSIAAVLDNAEPYEILGSIAGDDTILLVMREGVSPRDLKNSLVLIMPKLQDKIGK
- the aqpZ gene encoding aquaporin Z; amino-acid sequence: MKKLVAEFIGTFWLVLGGCGSAVLAAAFPELGIGFAGVALAFGLTVLTMAYAIGHISGCHLNPAVSVGLWIGGRFDGKDLIPYIIAQVLGGIAAAAVLYTIASGKPGFELGGFAANGYGEHSPGGYSLLSGFVCEVVMTFIFLIVILGATHPKAPAGFAGIAIGLALTLIHLISIPVTNTSVNPARSTSQALFVGDWALGQLWLFWLAPIIGAILAGLVYKYLSPVHE
- a CDS encoding argininosuccinate synthase, whose product is MKDKVVLAYSGGLDTSFCAKYLSVEKGLEVYTAIANTGGFGKEELETIEKKAYELGSAKHVTLDVTDTYYEKSIKYMVFGNVLRNNTYPISVSSERIFQAIAIIEYAKKIGAKYVAHGSTGAGNDQVRFDLTFEVLAPDIKILTPTRDLVLTRQEEIDYLKKHGVEADWSKMAYSINKGLWGTSIGGKETLTSDKTLPESAYPSQLTEQGEREITLDFVEGELKGVDGKRYFNTVEAIRDLEAIASKYAIGRDMHIGDTIIGIKGRVGFEAAAPMIIIKAHQMLEKHTLTKWQMYWKEQLSTWYGMFLHESLYLDPVMRDIEKFLESTQASVSGKVIVKLRPYQFVLVGIDSPYDLMKSDFGEYGEMNKAWTADDVKGFTKILGTSLKIYNSVNKKY
- the carB gene encoding carbamoyl-phosphate synthase (glutamine-hydrolyzing) large subunit translates to MVRLNTSIKKAIVLGSGALKIGEAGEFDYSGSQALKALKEEGVETILINPNIATIQTSEEIADKIYFLPVTAYFVEQVIKKENPDGILLAFGGQTALNCGVDLFRQGILEKYNIQVVGTPVQSIIDTEDREIFAGILKEIDVLTPRSIACTNMAEGRAAAEKLGFPIIVRAAYTLGGLGSGFCSNEKELDKLLASAFSYSPQVLVEESLKGWKEVEYEVVRDKYDNCITVCNMENFDPLGIHTGESIVIAPSQTLSNSEYHKLRQIAIKIIRRIGVVGECNVQFTLDPHSEDYRVIEVNARLSRSSALASKATGYPLAFVAAKLGLGYGLHELKNSVTKVTTACFEPALDYVVCKIPRWDLNKFSGVSKNLGSSMKSVGEIMSIGRSFEEAIQKGIRMVGLGMHGFVANKEEITIDEIDEELVNPTDRRIFAIAAAFAKGYTVDQIHEKTKIDRWFLQKLKNIDTLKNTLSTKSTIEELDDTLLLDAKKAGFSDFQIARLVLDCPNKEINDGLLKVRAYRKAKNITPFVKQIDTLAGEYPAQTNYLYLTYHGTEHDVEFTQDDKSVVVLGSGAYRIGSSVEFDWCSVNAINTIRKEGHRAIMINYNPETVSTDYDTCDRLYFDELTFERVMDIYEMENPKGVIVSVGGQIPNNLAMKLYKQEVPILGTSALKIDNAEDRKKFSALLDEIGVDQPRWSELTSIDDIYKFIETVGYPVLIRPSYVLSGAAMNVVSNPDQLEHFLQMAADVSKEHPVVVTEFIEQAKEIEIDAVADKGEMVAYAISEHVEFAGVHSGDATIVFPPQKLYVETIRRIKKISREIAKALEISGPFNMQFLAKDNDIKVIECNLRASRSFPFVSKVMKINLIEIATKVMMGAPYTKPDKSLFELDYVGVKAPQFSFHRLLNADPVLGVDMSSTGEVACIGENFYEAILKSMLSVGYKFPEKNVLISSGQARSKLELLNSARMLQDRGFNIYATEGTHRFLRENKVDSTMLHWPDEEDLQPNTIDYLRDKKIDLVVNIPKNYSKRELSNGYKIRRASIDYNIPLITNARVASAFIYAVCKYKIDDIAIKAWEEYKS
- a CDS encoding GNAT family N-acetyltransferase; amino-acid sequence: MKTFGEVKVVVADESHLKYVTVINDTIDAASKERGTGIARRTDEYITTKISEGKAIIALDGEKFAGFCYVESWGHNRFVANSGLIVVKDYRGGGLAREIKKKAFELSRKKFPDAKIFGLTTGLAVMKINHELGYRPVTFSELTDDESFWKGCQSCVNYDILQRTGRSKCLCTGMLFDPAWEKAKQAAEVKPKKISLIEMIGKLKPKSMNGGKELNFNVFKRVKQDISGGTVRQSFQD